Proteins co-encoded in one Fusarium musae strain F31 chromosome 3, whole genome shotgun sequence genomic window:
- a CDS encoding hypothetical protein (EggNog:ENOG41~CAZy:AA12), protein MASLRLIAVIALISTFIVSFASAQLCSYKTLQPRRSHPGTAPGWEFSVVHNKFVQPRTILFDTAGALLVMDSVGGIIHVQLDDSDPAGGRCVRMKKKKTLLKKDDLNHGLALSKDGRRIYASSPRSVFSYSYNPGSGTLDKNSEKVVVDNMANDGHTWRSLLISQKNPDMLIVSRGSSLAKDPQSEVLSSGHAQIRAFNMSALNYSLPDMKPYDFASEGILLGWGLRNALGLAEHPVTGGIFSTENSYEVLIRGGKDVSVDNPGEEMNFHGYLNGSTESRGGNYGYPFCYSMWSVRNFPGNKRVKIGEQFGADRPSELSRRTDEECQRDYVAPVLVYQAQSAAIGLGFNQDGTRAAIAFHGSCKLSSHFTLSPSPEPFD, encoded by the exons ATGGCCTCACTCCGCCTCATCGCTGTAATTGCACTGATCTCAACCTTCATCGTCTCTTTCGCTTCAGCCCAACTATGCAGCTACAAAACACTGCAGCCGAGGCGGTCTCACCCTGGTACCGCTCCCGGTTGGGAATTTTCCGTTGTTCACAATAAGTTCGTACAACCTCGAACCATCTTGTTCGATACCGCGGGTGCTCTCCTTGTTATGGATTCTGTCGGCGGTATAATTCACGTGCAGCTCGATGACAGTGATCCCGCAGGAGGAAGATGTGTCCGaatgaaaaagaagaagactttgCTCAAGAAGGACGAT CTAAATCACGGGCTCGCGCTTTCAAAGGATGGCCGTAGAATATATGCCTCCTCACCAAGGAGCGTCTTTTCATACTCTTACAATCCCGGAAGTGGCACGCTTGATAAAAACTCAGAGAAGGTGGTAGTCGACAACATGGCCAACGACGGTCATACATGGCGATCCCTTCTCATTTCACAGAAAAACCCTGATATGCTCATCGTTTCCCGAGGAAGCAGCCTAGCAAAAGACCCGCAATCCGAGGTGCTTTCGTCTGGCCACGCTCAGATCCGTGCCTTCAACATGTCAGCTTTGAATTATAGCTTGCCCGATATGAAGCCCTACGACTTCGCTAGTGAGGGCATCCTCCTCGGCTGGGGTCTGCGCAACGCTCTGGGCCTAGCAGAACACCCAGTTACTGGTGGAATATTCAGCACTGAGAACTCGTATGAAGTCCTCATTCGGGGTGGCAAAGATGTCAGCGTCGACAACCCGGGCGAGGAGATGAACTTCCATGGATACCTCAATGGTTCTACGGAGAGCAGAGGCGGCAACTATGGCTACCCTTTTTGCTATAGCATGTGGTCCGTACGCAACTTTCCTGGCAACAAGCGAGTGAAGATTGGCGAACAGTTTGGTGCTGATCGGCCGTCTGAGCTTTCTCGTCGAACCGATGAGGAATGCCAAAGGGATTACGTTGCTCCCGTCCTAGTGTACCAAGCCCAGTCTGCGGCTATAGGCCTTGGGTTCAACCAGGACGGCACACGAGCAGCTATTGCTTTCCATGGAAGCTGTAAGTTATCATCCCACTTTACCTTGAGCCCCTCCCCTGAGCCATTTGACTGA